The window GGTAAGGGTGGCTAGGGTCGTCATATCGGTCTTTCGTTAATCAGCGGGCTGATGGCGCAACCACAGCCCGCCAAACCATTATAAAGCAGCTAACAGGGCATCTCCCATTTGCGAACAGGAAACGGGGGATACGCCCGCTTCGGCAATATCGGCGGTGCGTAAGCCTTGGCGCAACACGGTTTGCACGGCGTTTTCCACTTGTGCGGCGCGGACTTCGTCTTGCAGACTGTAACGCAGCAGCATCGCCAGCGATAATACGGTTGCCAAGGGGTTGGCTTTGTTTTGTCCGGCAATGTCGGGCGCGGAACCGTGTGAAGGTTCATACAAACCTTTGCCGTTTTCGTCCAGCGATGCAGAGGGCAGCATACCAATTGAACCTGTGAGCATAGAGGCTTGGTCGCTTAAAATATCGCCGAAAATATTGCCTGTGGCAATTACGTCAAACTGTTTGGGGGCGCGTACCAACTGCATGGCGGCGTTGTCCACATACATATGGCTTAACTGTACATCGGGATAATCTTTGCCCACTTCAGTAAAGATTTCTTTCCACAATTCAGTGGTTTCTAACACATTGGCTTTATCTACGGAACACAGTTTTTTGCTGCGTTTTTGCGCCGCTTCAAACGACACTTTGGCAATGCGGCGGATTTCGCTTTCGCTGTAACGCATGGTGTTAAAGCCTTCGCGTTCGCCGTTGTCCAAGGTGCGGATGCCGCGCGGTTCGCCGAAATAAATGTCGCCCGTCAGTTCGCGCACAATCAGAAT is drawn from Conchiformibius steedae and contains these coding sequences:
- the leuB gene encoding 3-isopropylmalate dehydrogenase, translating into MKQIVILPGDGIGPEITAQAVRLLDKLIEQGLDAQYQYAPLGGAAYDEYGSPYPEFTQKLCREADAVLLGAVGSPQYDNLERSLRPERGLLAIRKDLNLFANLRPAVLYPELADASTLKPEVVAGLDILIVRELTGDIYFGEPRGIRTLDNGEREGFNTMRYSESEIRRIAKVSFEAAQKRSKKLCSVDKANVLETTELWKEIFTEVGKDYPDVQLSHMYVDNAAMQLVRAPKQFDVIATGNIFGDILSDQASMLTGSIGMLPSASLDENGKGLYEPSHGSAPDIAGQNKANPLATVLSLAMLLRYSLQDEVRAAQVENAVQTVLRQGLRTADIAEAGVSPVSCSQMGDALLAAL